A window of Psychroflexus sp. ALD_RP9 contains these coding sequences:
- a CDS encoding SAM-dependent methyltransferase produces MKDTKQLGQLYLIPNRLGEQPPLEVMPLSIKKIIEKVDHYIVENEKVARQFIKKMVSTKSQDKLMIKTLNKFTSELEIPTYLDVCQEGFDVGLISDAGCPGVADPGAEIVQLAHQKGIKVVPLVGPSSILLSLMASGLSGQSFTFHGYLPIDKNEKKRILKKLEAKSRQDNQTQLFIETPYRNNQLIEDILKTLHPNTHLCIAVNITTSDEYIKTKTVQEWKTEHFDFHKQPAIFLIQA; encoded by the coding sequence ATGAAAGATACAAAGCAACTCGGTCAACTTTACTTAATACCTAATCGACTTGGTGAGCAACCACCGTTGGAAGTTATGCCGCTTTCTATAAAAAAAATCATAGAAAAAGTAGATCATTACATCGTTGAAAACGAAAAAGTTGCACGTCAATTCATCAAGAAAATGGTATCTACCAAATCACAGGACAAGCTTATGATTAAAACCTTGAATAAGTTTACCTCTGAACTTGAAATCCCTACTTATTTAGATGTTTGCCAAGAAGGTTTTGATGTAGGCTTAATATCTGACGCTGGCTGCCCTGGAGTTGCAGATCCAGGTGCTGAAATTGTTCAACTAGCTCACCAAAAAGGGATAAAAGTAGTTCCTCTCGTGGGACCTTCATCTATTTTATTAAGCCTTATGGCTAGTGGCCTAAGTGGTCAAAGTTTTACTTTTCACGGCTATTTGCCTATCGATAAAAACGAAAAGAAGCGTATTTTAAAAAAATTAGAAGCTAAAAGCCGGCAGGATAATCAAACACAATTATTTATTGAAACACCTTACCGTAACAATCAGCTTATTGAAGATATTTTAAAAACCTTGCATCCTAATACACATTTATGCATTGCTGTAAACATTACTACTAGCGATGAATACATTAAAACAAAAACAGTTCAGGAATGGAAAACTGAACATTTTGATTTTCACAAACAACCAGCTATCTTTTTAATTCAGGCTTAA
- a CDS encoding low molecular weight protein-tyrosine-phosphatase, whose protein sequence is MATKVLMVCLGNICRSPLAEGILKSKVDPKAVIVDSAGTSAYHQGESPDQRSIDIAKLNSIDITDQQSRPFLKSDFEEFDYIYVMDASNYKNVCKLTNKPEYLEKVKMIMNERFEGLDVEVPDPYHDSINGFKNVYEMLDEACTVIADKLN, encoded by the coding sequence ATGGCCACTAAAGTCTTAATGGTCTGTTTAGGTAACATTTGCCGTTCACCCTTAGCTGAAGGTATTTTAAAATCAAAAGTTGATCCAAAGGCTGTGATTGTTGACTCTGCAGGAACTTCAGCTTATCATCAAGGAGAATCACCAGACCAACGCTCAATAGATATAGCGAAATTAAATTCAATCGACATAACCGACCAACAAAGTCGTCCGTTTTTAAAATCAGATTTTGAAGAATTTGATTATATTTATGTGATGGATGCTTCAAATTATAAAAATGTTTGTAAGCTCACCAACAAACCTGAATATCTTGAAAAAGTTAAAATGATTATGAACGAACGATTTGAAGGTTTAGATGTTGAAGTTCCTGATCCTTACCACGATAGCATTAATGGCTTTAAAAATGTTTATGAAATGCTTGATGAAGCTTGTACGGTAATCGCCGATAAACTCAATTGA